In a genomic window of Streptomyces sp. NBC_01231:
- a CDS encoding polysaccharide pyruvyl transferase family protein yields MTMTFPATAAPLAPATDAHALTGKRRIAFASYVDENYLPGFLVLLRSLALSNPGVCEDFVVLYDDLRPGSIAQIRALHPRIVLRRVNDAHYDSYKKGDQDNYLVRKAYFILDVFRLREYDTVITLDTDMVVLGDLGELLRLREGLAAVSQFFYGQHKLNSGLLVIQREYLSDAFCAKLDATGRSGDYELDKHDQGILNAVLDGDFVRLDPRYNFVKRRLSGDLPVPDDTAILHFTGRHKPWQGGEAGYSQAEARWREFDLSDADFHAAYLAKQGGLHHDLLVHYGTPHVARTADVDVARKVAAAHISTGDYQDAVDVLSSVRIPLDEAWPHEVYGHALMSVSRYEEAKTQLLLATAAPNRAATAYARLAQMAWVHGDNGEALTYATAGMAVDPTHRSSRLWAQRAAAVPAQELGAAEDQLAHVAFYMDRQGNAGDKLLPESVRSAFGPDTTSRRWHSVHAHRLFDEASLRRVNRRRGLVIGGGGLFIPDTMPNGNSAWQWNVPDDLLNRIDVPIAVFAVGFNAFDGQSYRANRFRESLRQLVERSSFFGLRNHGSIEKVRAMIPAHLHDKVRFQPCPTTVTRQLVPDWRDPVKRDDTILINAAYDRAGLRFGHDYGYFLAQMARAVRDLGELAEVRCVAHSLDDEKIVFDLRREHGISLPVIPMYDFENDQITDLYARTKLVIGMRGHAGMIPFGCGTPIISLISHPKMAYFLRDIERPEWGVSVHDRHLAARLVERSGELLADHDATVADVHGRQQELWKVTEANAADLRVILGG; encoded by the coding sequence ATGACCATGACTTTCCCGGCCACGGCCGCCCCCCTGGCCCCGGCGACCGACGCGCATGCGCTCACCGGCAAGCGCCGCATCGCCTTCGCCAGTTACGTCGACGAGAACTACCTGCCCGGCTTCCTCGTGCTGCTGCGCAGCCTCGCCCTGTCCAACCCGGGCGTGTGCGAGGACTTCGTCGTCCTCTACGACGACCTGCGCCCCGGCTCGATCGCCCAGATCCGCGCCCTGCACCCGCGGATCGTGCTGCGCCGGGTGAACGACGCCCACTACGACTCGTACAAGAAGGGCGACCAGGACAACTACCTGGTCCGCAAGGCGTACTTCATCCTCGACGTCTTCCGGCTGCGCGAGTACGACACCGTCATCACGCTCGACACCGACATGGTCGTCCTCGGCGACCTGGGCGAACTGCTGCGACTGCGCGAGGGACTGGCGGCCGTCTCGCAGTTCTTCTACGGCCAGCACAAGCTCAACTCGGGCCTGCTGGTCATCCAGCGCGAGTACCTGTCCGACGCGTTCTGCGCCAAGCTCGACGCCACCGGCCGCAGCGGCGACTACGAACTCGACAAGCACGACCAGGGCATCCTCAACGCCGTCCTGGACGGCGACTTCGTCCGCCTCGACCCGCGCTACAACTTCGTCAAGCGGCGGCTGTCCGGTGACCTGCCCGTCCCCGACGACACGGCGATCCTGCACTTCACCGGCCGTCACAAGCCCTGGCAGGGCGGCGAGGCCGGCTACAGCCAGGCCGAGGCCCGCTGGCGCGAGTTCGACCTGTCAGACGCCGACTTCCACGCCGCCTACCTCGCCAAACAGGGCGGCCTCCACCACGACCTGCTGGTCCACTACGGCACCCCGCACGTCGCCCGCACCGCGGACGTGGACGTGGCCCGCAAGGTGGCCGCCGCGCACATCTCCACCGGCGACTACCAGGACGCCGTCGACGTCCTCAGCAGCGTACGCATCCCGCTCGACGAGGCCTGGCCGCACGAGGTGTACGGGCACGCCCTGATGAGCGTCTCCCGCTACGAGGAGGCGAAGACGCAGCTGCTGCTGGCCACGGCCGCCCCCAACCGGGCCGCCACCGCCTACGCCCGCCTCGCCCAGATGGCCTGGGTGCACGGCGACAACGGCGAGGCCCTGACGTACGCGACGGCCGGCATGGCCGTCGACCCGACCCACCGCTCCAGCCGGCTGTGGGCGCAGCGCGCGGCCGCCGTACCCGCCCAGGAACTGGGCGCCGCCGAGGACCAGCTCGCGCACGTCGCCTTCTACATGGACCGCCAGGGCAACGCGGGCGACAAGTTGCTGCCGGAGAGCGTGCGTTCCGCGTTCGGGCCGGACACCACCTCCCGCCGCTGGCACTCCGTGCACGCCCACCGGCTGTTCGACGAGGCCTCGCTGCGGCGGGTCAACCGCCGCCGGGGCCTGGTCATCGGCGGTGGCGGCCTGTTCATCCCGGACACCATGCCGAACGGCAACAGCGCCTGGCAGTGGAACGTCCCCGACGACCTGCTGAACCGCATCGACGTCCCCATAGCGGTCTTCGCCGTCGGCTTCAACGCCTTCGACGGCCAGTCCTACCGGGCCAACCGGTTCCGGGAGTCACTGCGTCAACTGGTCGAACGCTCCTCCTTCTTCGGGCTGCGCAACCACGGCTCGATCGAGAAGGTACGGGCCATGATCCCGGCCCACCTGCACGACAAGGTGCGCTTCCAGCCGTGCCCGACGACGGTCACCCGCCAGCTGGTGCCGGACTGGCGGGACCCGGTGAAGCGCGACGACACCATCCTGATCAACGCCGCCTACGACCGGGCGGGGCTGCGCTTCGGCCACGACTACGGCTACTTCCTGGCCCAGATGGCGCGGGCCGTACGGGACCTGGGCGAGCTGGCCGAGGTGCGGTGCGTGGCGCACTCCCTCGACGACGAGAAGATCGTCTTCGACCTGCGCCGCGAGCACGGCATCTCGCTGCCGGTCATCCCGATGTACGACTTCGAGAACGACCAGATCACGGACCTGTACGCGCGCACCAAGCTGGTGATCGGCATGCGCGGCCACGCGGGCATGATCCCGTTCGGCTGCGGCACGCCCATCATCAGCCTGATCTCGCACCCGAAGATGGCGTACTTCCTGCGGGACATCGAGCGCCCCGAGTGGGGTGTCTCGGTGCACGACCGGCACCTCGCCGCGCGTCTGGTGGAGCGGTCGGGGGAACTGCTCGCCGACCACGACGCGACGGTCGCGGACGTGCACGGCCGGCAGCAGGAACTGTGGAAGGTCACCGAGGCGAACGCGGCCGACCTCCGGGTCATCCTGGGCGGCTGA
- a CDS encoding FAD-dependent oxidoreductase, with amino-acid sequence MDTDVLIVGAGPTGLALGIDLARQGVAALVVERADTLFPGSRGKGIQPRTMEVFDDLGVLDAIREAGGGYPVQMIWRDGQRVGEHRIFEPAEAGEDAPYNEPVMVPQWRTQEILLARLTELGGRVAFGREVVGLDQDDDGVTVRFGATARSGAGGRLRARYVVAADGGRSTVRRALGIGMTGETVDPNPLLVADVRIAGLDRDHWHVFPPGGEAEGYLAICPLAGTDDFQMVAQFPEGTSVDLSLDAIRKVVATRSHLAPEDVTEVRWASDFRPRAALADRFRAGRVFLAGDAAHIHSPAGGQGLNTSVQDAYNLGWKLGAVLRDGAPAALLDTYEEERRPVAAEMLGLSTSVHRGETRRGGATRQLGLGYRESTLTRETRPTPDGLRAGDRAPDATVAGVRLFDAFRGPHWTLLALDTEAPDLKARVRVVHGPAHGAYGAGLFLVRPDGYVGWAGDTAAGSAEYLTRFGPGRDRRP; translated from the coding sequence ATGGATACGGACGTCTTGATCGTGGGTGCGGGCCCGACCGGGCTCGCCCTGGGGATCGACCTCGCCCGGCAGGGCGTGGCCGCGCTGGTGGTGGAGCGTGCGGACACGCTGTTCCCCGGCTCACGCGGCAAGGGCATCCAGCCGCGCACGATGGAGGTCTTCGACGACCTCGGCGTGCTCGACGCGATCCGCGAGGCCGGGGGCGGCTACCCGGTCCAGATGATCTGGCGGGACGGACAGCGGGTGGGCGAGCACCGGATCTTCGAACCGGCGGAGGCAGGCGAGGACGCGCCGTACAACGAGCCGGTGATGGTGCCGCAGTGGCGCACCCAGGAGATCCTGCTCGCCCGGCTGACGGAGCTCGGCGGGCGGGTCGCCTTCGGCCGGGAGGTCGTCGGGCTCGACCAGGACGATGACGGCGTGACCGTACGGTTCGGCGCGACCGCCCGATCAGGGGCGGGGGGCCGCCTCCGCGCGCGCTACGTGGTCGCCGCCGACGGCGGCCGCTCGACCGTACGCCGTGCGCTGGGCATCGGCATGACCGGGGAGACCGTCGACCCGAACCCCCTGCTGGTGGCGGACGTCCGGATCGCCGGCCTGGACCGCGACCACTGGCACGTCTTCCCGCCGGGCGGGGAAGCCGAGGGCTACCTCGCGATCTGCCCACTGGCCGGCACGGACGACTTCCAGATGGTCGCCCAGTTCCCGGAGGGGACCTCGGTGGACCTCTCGCTCGACGCCATCCGCAAGGTCGTCGCGACCCGCTCCCACCTGGCCCCCGAGGACGTCACCGAGGTGCGCTGGGCCTCGGACTTCCGCCCCCGGGCAGCTCTCGCGGACCGCTTCCGCGCCGGGCGGGTCTTCCTCGCCGGGGACGCGGCCCACATCCACTCCCCCGCCGGCGGCCAGGGCCTGAACACCAGCGTCCAGGACGCCTACAACCTGGGCTGGAAACTGGGCGCGGTCCTGCGGGACGGAGCACCGGCGGCCCTGCTGGACACCTACGAGGAGGAGCGGCGTCCCGTCGCCGCGGAGATGCTCGGACTGTCGACGAGCGTCCACCGCGGCGAGACCAGGCGGGGCGGGGCGACCCGGCAACTCGGCCTGGGATACCGGGAGTCGACGCTCACACGGGAGACCCGGCCGACGCCGGACGGGCTCCGGGCCGGTGACCGCGCCCCGGACGCCACGGTCGCCGGCGTCCGCCTCTTCGACGCGTTCCGGGGGCCGCACTGGACGCTGCTCGCCCTGGACACCGAGGCGCCGGACCTCAAAGCGCGGGTCCGTGTCGTGCACGGACCCGCGCACGGGGCGTACGGGGCAGGCCTGTTCCTCGTCCGCCCTGATGGTTACGTCGGCTGGGCCGGGGACACGGCGGCGGGGTCGGCGGAGTACCTCACGCGGTTCGGGCCGGGCCGGGACCGCCGGCCCTGA
- a CDS encoding MarR family winged helix-turn-helix transcriptional regulator, whose amino-acid sequence MDSTADRDPQDVAHELGRLLGPLRRAVLRATRTTEGLPELPEAQIELLRVLTGDGPLAPREAAARLRVAPSTVSNLVKALAAAGLVERTADPDDARAVVLTPSARALDLLARYDRASTSALAAAVAGLPPADRATLAAALPVLDGLVPALEVRAGGPGPARTA is encoded by the coding sequence ATGGACAGCACGGCCGACCGCGACCCGCAGGATGTCGCCCACGAACTCGGGCGGCTGCTCGGCCCGTTGCGCCGCGCGGTGCTCCGGGCGACCCGCACGACCGAAGGGCTGCCCGAGCTGCCCGAGGCGCAGATCGAGCTGCTGCGCGTGCTGACCGGCGACGGTCCGCTCGCACCGCGCGAGGCGGCGGCCCGGCTGCGGGTGGCGCCGTCCACGGTGAGCAACCTCGTGAAGGCGCTGGCGGCGGCCGGTCTGGTCGAGCGCACGGCCGATCCCGACGATGCCCGGGCCGTCGTACTGACCCCCTCGGCCCGGGCCCTCGACCTGCTCGCCCGCTACGACCGTGCCAGCACCTCGGCCCTGGCCGCGGCGGTGGCCGGCCTCCCGCCCGCCGACCGGGCGACCCTGGCCGCCGCGCTGCCGGTGCTCGACGGACTGGTGCCCGCCCTGGAGGTCAGGGCCGGCGGTCCCGGCCCGGCCCGAACCGCGTGA
- a CDS encoding acyltransferase, protein MTVRPVPDAPAPVLPPAERTGARRKPRLRALDGLRLVAALMVAAYHYGGRGGEITHAWGSSPDKQFPTLHTYFAYGCLGVQIFFVISGFVICMSGWGRPLKSFFASRASRLLPAYWAAVLLVTAVFALPMVTYKALSPSDTLVNLTMLQYPLGVDRVLGVCWTLWAEVRFYALFALCVVLPGASRRRVIMFCAGWTLAAAITQGAHQPLLDIVFMPEYAPFFIGGVGLYLVHRDRKDVYAWGIVAVSFLIGQHYAVRSLWNAADPNAFAHRTSLGIVLVVAFGFVAVAAIALGWFGWADWRWLTVAGALTYPFYLVHEHLGWVVVRALHVSLGLPSAATFVLTVLSMLLLAWLLNRYVEKPLTPRLRAALAKVR, encoded by the coding sequence ATGACCGTCCGGCCGGTGCCCGACGCGCCCGCGCCCGTGCTGCCCCCGGCGGAACGGACCGGCGCCCGGCGAAAGCCCCGGCTGCGCGCCCTCGACGGACTGCGGCTCGTCGCCGCGCTGATGGTGGCCGCCTATCACTACGGCGGCCGGGGCGGCGAGATCACCCACGCCTGGGGAAGTTCGCCGGACAAACAGTTCCCCACGCTGCACACCTATTTCGCGTACGGCTGTCTCGGCGTCCAAATCTTTTTCGTGATCAGCGGATTCGTGATCTGCATGAGCGGCTGGGGCCGGCCCCTGAAGTCGTTCTTCGCCTCCCGCGCCTCCCGGCTGCTGCCCGCCTACTGGGCGGCCGTCCTGCTGGTGACGGCGGTGTTCGCGCTGCCGATGGTCACCTACAAGGCGCTGTCGCCGAGCGACACGCTGGTGAACCTGACGATGCTCCAGTACCCGCTGGGCGTGGACCGGGTGCTGGGCGTGTGCTGGACGCTGTGGGCGGAGGTCCGCTTCTACGCCCTGTTCGCGCTGTGTGTCGTGCTGCCCGGGGCGTCACGTCGGCGCGTGATCATGTTCTGCGCGGGCTGGACCCTCGCGGCGGCGATCACCCAGGGCGCGCACCAGCCGCTGCTCGACATCGTGTTCATGCCGGAGTACGCCCCGTTCTTCATCGGCGGCGTCGGCCTCTACCTCGTCCACCGCGACCGCAAGGACGTCTACGCCTGGGGCATCGTGGCCGTGAGCTTCCTCATCGGGCAGCACTACGCGGTGCGCAGCCTGTGGAACGCCGCGGACCCGAACGCCTTCGCCCACCGCACCTCGCTCGGGATCGTCCTCGTCGTCGCCTTCGGTTTCGTCGCGGTCGCGGCCATCGCGCTCGGCTGGTTCGGCTGGGCCGACTGGCGCTGGCTGACGGTGGCCGGGGCGCTGACGTACCCGTTCTACCTGGTCCACGAGCACCTCGGCTGGGTGGTGGTGCGCGCTCTGCACGTCAGCCTGGGCCTGCCGTCGGCGGCGACCTTCGTCCTGACGGTCCTGTCGATGCTGCTGCTGGCCTGGCTGCTGAACCGGTACGTCGAGAAGCCGCTGACGCCGAGGCTGCGGGCGGCACTGGCGAAGGTGCGCTGA
- a CDS encoding glycosyltransferase family 29 protein, whose protein sequence is MTTVQKRRARARGGELDDCLRACAAHSGKLVGSIDRRRVELAEQLRKLLVVWGTTSVTAPAPAPAGGAAALLKRAVKGPATPSVSIGNDLLDALLAVANKALECGYDDELNLALVISDTVLAQRRNSRAGWRLRARLLEALGEEAEALEAYERYLALTDDDGFGVRARIDGLKIAADKERELFALLSRQVPRAQDFTRRPATDVWAEGLAAHAVGDWPQAEPRLVGALLALAGEDAPVQDRQELLSQYLDLRTAVPGVDLPALTEAVALYAEQRRSRMRGPVTDPTVGGVQWITLGEFRNQIAGKSICLIANSGRVGASSMGAEIDAYDLVVRFNSYRIDPRHTGGRTDIHATIHKHGFNWDQRVTTRLVFGGVSGDWKYSLRNRLVPGAQAHLGDESLRWPVRNIGKLGNDVWSGIPTTGFNMLWLLDFLDVSPTLDLIGFDFYESGAYRVPEAMKLAITSVHEYTSEKDWVMQRAQSVTDTRISLR, encoded by the coding sequence ATGACGACGGTCCAGAAGAGACGTGCACGTGCGCGTGGAGGGGAGCTGGACGACTGCCTGCGTGCCTGTGCCGCGCACAGCGGGAAACTCGTCGGCAGTATCGACCGCCGCCGCGTCGAACTCGCCGAACAGCTGCGCAAGCTGCTCGTCGTGTGGGGCACGACCTCTGTCACCGCCCCCGCGCCCGCCCCGGCCGGCGGGGCCGCCGCCCTGCTCAAGCGGGCCGTCAAGGGCCCCGCGACCCCCTCGGTGAGCATCGGCAACGACCTGCTGGACGCCCTGCTGGCCGTCGCCAACAAGGCCCTGGAGTGCGGCTACGACGACGAGTTGAACCTCGCCCTCGTCATCAGCGACACCGTCCTCGCCCAGCGCAGGAACTCCCGCGCCGGCTGGCGGCTGCGCGCCCGTCTCCTGGAGGCCCTCGGCGAGGAGGCCGAGGCACTGGAGGCGTACGAGCGCTACCTCGCCCTCACCGACGACGACGGCTTCGGCGTCCGCGCCCGGATCGACGGCCTGAAGATCGCGGCGGACAAGGAGCGGGAGCTGTTCGCCCTCCTCAGCCGCCAGGTGCCGCGCGCCCAGGACTTCACGCGCCGTCCCGCCACCGACGTATGGGCCGAGGGCCTCGCCGCGCACGCCGTGGGCGACTGGCCGCAGGCCGAACCCCGTCTCGTGGGAGCGCTCCTAGCACTGGCCGGTGAGGACGCCCCGGTGCAGGACCGGCAGGAGCTGCTCAGCCAGTACCTCGACCTGCGCACCGCCGTCCCCGGCGTCGACCTGCCCGCGCTCACCGAGGCCGTCGCCCTCTACGCCGAACAGCGCCGCAGCCGGATGCGCGGCCCCGTCACCGACCCGACGGTCGGCGGCGTGCAGTGGATCACCCTGGGCGAGTTCCGCAACCAGATCGCCGGCAAGTCGATCTGCCTGATCGCCAACTCCGGTCGGGTCGGCGCCAGTTCGATGGGCGCCGAGATCGACGCGTACGACCTGGTGGTGCGCTTCAACTCGTACCGGATCGACCCGAGGCACACCGGCGGCCGCACCGACATCCACGCCACCATCCACAAGCACGGCTTCAACTGGGACCAGCGGGTCACCACCCGGCTCGTCTTCGGCGGCGTGTCCGGCGACTGGAAGTACTCGCTGCGCAACCGCCTGGTGCCCGGCGCCCAGGCCCACCTCGGCGACGAGTCGCTGCGCTGGCCCGTGCGCAACATCGGCAAGCTCGGCAACGACGTCTGGTCGGGCATTCCGACCACCGGCTTCAACATGCTGTGGCTGCTGGACTTCCTGGACGTCAGCCCCACCCTCGACCTGATCGGCTTCGACTTCTACGAGAGCGGCGCCTACCGCGTCCCGGAGGCCATGAAGCTGGCCATTACGTCCGTGCACGAATACACCAGCGAGAAGGACTGGGTCATGCAGCGGGCCCAGAGCGTGACCGACACGAGGATATCCCTGCGATGA
- a CDS encoding TetR/AcrR family transcriptional regulator C-terminal domain-containing protein produces MNTERRAPLDRRRVADAALTLLNQVGLDGLTLRAIAKELDVKAPALYWHFKDKQALLDEMATEMYRRMVAGTPLAPGDSWRERLLKSNRGLRAALLGYRDGAKVFSGSRFTGIVHAEQMEDNLRLFTGAGLSLAQAVRATGTTYVYTLGFVTEEQGVQPLPGERREGYAIEERARLMADFPLSARAGAELFQDYDQHFEEGLALVIAGIGAQYGIE; encoded by the coding sequence GTGAACACGGAACGACGAGCCCCACTCGACCGCCGACGAGTCGCGGACGCCGCCCTGACGCTCCTGAACCAGGTGGGTCTGGACGGACTGACCCTGCGCGCCATCGCCAAGGAGCTGGACGTCAAGGCACCCGCCCTGTACTGGCACTTCAAGGACAAGCAGGCGCTGCTCGACGAGATGGCGACGGAGATGTACCGCCGGATGGTCGCGGGGACGCCCCTGGCCCCCGGCGACAGCTGGCGGGAGCGGTTGCTGAAGTCCAATCGCGGACTGCGTGCGGCGCTGCTCGGCTACCGGGACGGCGCGAAGGTCTTCAGCGGCTCACGCTTCACCGGCATCGTCCACGCCGAGCAGATGGAGGACAACCTGCGCCTGTTCACGGGCGCCGGCCTCAGCCTCGCGCAGGCCGTGCGCGCGACCGGGACGACGTACGTCTACACCCTCGGTTTCGTCACCGAGGAACAGGGCGTCCAGCCGCTGCCCGGCGAGCGCCGCGAGGGCTACGCCATCGAGGAACGCGCCCGCCTCATGGCCGACTTCCCGCTGTCGGCCCGGGCGGGCGCGGAGCTGTTCCAGGACTACGACCAGCACTTCGAGGAGGGGCTGGCGCTGGTGATCGCGGGGATCGGGGCGCAGTACGGGATCGAGTAG